The following are from one region of the Strix uralensis isolate ZFMK-TIS-50842 chromosome 4, bStrUra1, whole genome shotgun sequence genome:
- the CHRNA9 gene encoding neuronal acetylcholine receptor subunit alpha-9, translated as MKRNSLSSCSISLWLLFTAVMLQAVESAKGKYAHMLFNELFEDYSNALRPVEDTDKVLNVTLQITLSQIKDMDERNQILSTYLWIRQSWYDAYLKWDKDKYDGLDSIRIPSNLVWRPDIVLYNKADDDFSEPVNTNVVLRYDGKITWDAPAITKSSCVVDVSYFPFDSQQCNLTFGSWTYNGNQVDIINSLDSGDLSDFIEDVEWEIHGMPAVKNVITYGCCSEPYPDVTFTLILKRKSSFYIFNLLLPCILISFLAPLGFYLPADSGEKVSLGVTVLLALTVFQLMVAEIMPPSENVPLIGKYYIATMTMITASTALTIIIMNLHHCGSEAKPVPQWARVVILDYMSKIFFVYDVGENCTSPKREKEERKLEWDDGCQKRHKEVRSHLSNRNDDCDLKEKLNGNLNKSYGVHGENVRETVNCCSCYKMLIKNIEYIANCVRDHKANRAKGIEWKKVAKVMDRFFMWIFFIMVFFMSVLIIGKAA; from the exons CTGTAGaatcagcaaaaggaaaatatgctCACATGCTGTTTAATGAACTGTTTGAAGACTACTCAAATGCTCTAAGACCAGTGGAAGACACAGATAAAGTACTGAATGTCACCCTTCAGATCACATTGTCCCAAATTAAAGACATG GATGAAAGGAACCAAATTTTGTCAACTTACTTATGGATTCGACAAAGCTGGTATGATGCATACCTCAAATGGGACAAAGATAAATATGATGGGTTGGATTCTATCAGGATTCCGAGCAATTTGGTTTGGAGACCAGATATTGTCCTGTATAACAA GGCTGATGATGACTTTTCAGAACCAGTGAATACTAATGTTGTGTTGAGATATGATGGAAAAATCACTTGGGATGCACCTGCTATCACAAAGAGTTCATGTGTAGTGGATgtatcttattttccttttgacagCCAGCAGTGCAATCTTACGTTTGGGTCCTGGACCTATAATGGTAATCAGGTAGACATCATCAATTCTCTTGATAGTGGTGACCTCTCTGACTTCATAGAAGATGTGGAATGGGAGATTCATGGTATGCCAGCAGTTAAGAACGTCATCACTTATGGCTGCTGCTCTGAGCCTTATCCAGATGTGACCTTCACACTGATTTTGAAAAGGAAGTCTTCTTTCTACATATTTAATCTGTTGCTTCCTTGCATTTTGATCTCTTTCCTGGCCCCACTGGGATTCTATCTCCCTGCAGACTCTGGAGAAAAAGTGTCTCTGGGTGTTACAGTTCTTCTTGCTCTGACTGTGTTCCAGCTGATGGTTGCAGAGATCATGCCTCCCTCTGAAAATGTACCTCTGATAG GGAAGTATTACATAGCGACTATGACCATGATCACAGCTTCCACTGCATTGACGATCATTATAATGAATCTCCATCACTGTGGCTCAGAAGCAAAGCCTGTTCCGCAATGGGCCAGGGTGGTTATTTTGGACTACATGtcaaaaatcttttttgtttatgATGTGGGTGAAAATTGCACAAGTccgaaaagagagaaggaagaacgTAAGTTAGAGTGGGATGATGGGTGTCAGAAGAGGCACAAAGAGGTAAGGAGTCACCTTTCCAATAGGAATGATGACTGTGATCTTAAGGAGAAGCTCAATGGAAATTTGAATAAAAGCTATGGAGTTCATGGTGAAAATGTTAGGGAGACTGTTAATTGCTGTTCCTGTTACAAAATGCTGATTAAGAACATTGAGTATATTGCTAATTGTGTCCGAGACCATAAAGCAAACCGGGCCAAAGGAATTGAGTGGAAAAAAGTCGCAAAAGTAATGGACAGGTTTttcatgtggattttttttatcaTGGTGTTTTTTATGAGTGTGCTGATCATTGGGAAAGCAGCTTAA